The following are from one region of the Bacillus methanolicus MGA3 genome:
- a CDS encoding APC family permease — translation MNYWKRLLIGAPIHTKQLSEEKLTKKKALAIFSSDALSSVAYATEEILLVLVLIGTQALMYSIPIAFAIMLLLLIVTLSYRQIIHSFPSGGGAYIVAREHIGRNTSLTAGAALMIDYVLTVAVSICSGVAALLSAFPALLPYRVELAVIFVIILMIINLRGIRESANIFAFPTYIFVASIIIMIGFGIWKLQAGNWHHLAVPHHAEHFSLFSSFGTTFLLLRAFASGCSALTGVEAISNGVPAFREPSSKNAVITMFWMSFLLGTMFLGITFLANGFGVVPKENVTVVSQIANHVFGHGFFYYFIQIFTMLILFLAANTAFAGFPQLVSIIAQDGFLPRNLTKRGDRLVFSNGIIFLSVLAIILIIIFQGETHALVPLYAVGVFLSFTIAQYGLIKYFFERKSQQKVWSRIIVVGIGMIITGIVTIITAVAKFQSGAWMVVVAIPCMVLLFHKIHRHYSDLASQLSLQGQDPKQMVKVSPSKVIIPISSVSRVAINSIGYAKSISNDVVALTVYFDEKQKERAEKKWKELGFDIPLVTVHSPYRSLLMPLLQYIDTLEESERGKYITVLIPQFFVKKWWHIFLHNQTAFFLRATLLWRKDIVVSTIPYHLRK, via the coding sequence ATGAATTATTGGAAAAGATTGTTGATCGGGGCGCCTATTCACACCAAACAACTTTCAGAAGAGAAGCTGACAAAAAAGAAAGCTTTAGCTATATTTTCATCTGATGCACTCTCTTCTGTCGCGTATGCTACGGAAGAAATTTTGCTTGTTTTAGTCTTAATTGGTACACAAGCTTTAATGTACTCTATTCCTATTGCATTTGCCATCATGTTGTTGCTTCTGATTGTTACGCTTTCATATCGCCAAATCATTCACAGCTTCCCATCAGGAGGAGGAGCTTATATTGTAGCCCGTGAGCATATTGGACGAAACACAAGTCTGACAGCTGGTGCGGCTTTAATGATTGACTATGTATTAACTGTTGCGGTAAGCATCTGTTCTGGAGTTGCCGCCTTATTGTCTGCTTTTCCTGCCTTGCTGCCCTATCGTGTAGAGTTGGCAGTGATATTCGTCATTATATTAATGATCATTAACTTGAGAGGCATCCGAGAGTCTGCTAATATTTTTGCATTTCCTACTTATATCTTTGTTGCATCAATCATTATCATGATAGGATTTGGAATTTGGAAACTGCAAGCTGGAAATTGGCACCATTTGGCTGTACCACATCATGCAGAGCACTTTTCCTTATTCTCTTCGTTTGGAACAACATTTTTACTATTACGGGCTTTTGCTTCTGGTTGTTCTGCCTTAACAGGTGTAGAGGCCATTAGCAACGGGGTTCCTGCTTTTCGTGAGCCTAGCTCTAAAAACGCCGTTATTACTATGTTTTGGATGTCATTTCTGTTAGGGACCATGTTTTTAGGGATTACATTTTTGGCCAATGGCTTTGGTGTTGTACCAAAAGAAAATGTAACTGTCGTCTCCCAAATCGCAAACCATGTTTTTGGACATGGATTTTTTTACTATTTTATTCAAATCTTTACAATGCTCATTTTATTTCTGGCTGCCAATACCGCTTTTGCTGGTTTTCCGCAGCTTGTTTCTATTATTGCACAAGATGGCTTCCTCCCAAGAAATCTAACAAAACGAGGAGACCGATTAGTATTCTCCAACGGTATTATCTTTTTGAGTGTATTGGCGATCATTTTAATCATCATCTTCCAAGGAGAAACGCATGCACTCGTACCACTTTATGCAGTTGGTGTATTCTTGTCTTTTACCATTGCACAATATGGACTGATCAAGTATTTTTTCGAAAGAAAGTCGCAACAGAAGGTTTGGTCCAGAATCATTGTTGTAGGAATAGGAATGATTATTACTGGAATTGTTACGATCATAACAGCTGTGGCGAAATTTCAAAGCGGCGCCTGGATGGTAGTAGTGGCTATTCCTTGTATGGTGTTATTATTTCATAAAATTCATCGTCATTACTCTGACTTGGCAAGTCAACTTAGTCTTCAAGGACAAGATCCTAAACAGATGGTGAAGGTTTCTCCTTCTAAAGTTATTATTCCTATCTCCAGCGTAAGCCGGGTAGCTATTAACTCTATCGGCTATGCAAAAAGTATATCGAATGATGTAGTGGCACTTACTGTGTATTTTGATGAGAAGCAAAAAGAACGGGCAGAGAAAAAGTGGAAAGAATTAGGGTTTGATATTCCCCTTGTCACTGTTCATTCACCTTATCGAAGCTTGCTAATGCCGCTTCTTCAATATATTGATACACTTGAGGAAAGTGAAAGAGGAAAGTATATTACTGTTCTCATTCCTCAATTTTTTGTAAAAAAATGGTGGCATATATTTCTTCATAATCAAACAGCATTTTTCTTACGTGCCACGCTCTTATGGAGAAAAGATATTGTAGTTTCTACTATCCCTTATCATCTTAGAAAATAA